The following are encoded together in the Mycolicibacterium arabiense genome:
- a CDS encoding winged helix-turn-helix transcriptional regulator, translating to MASRSYGQHCAVAKSLDLVGDRWTLLVVRELLDGPRRYGDLLTALTPIATDMLASRLRDLEANGLVCKRAMPRPATGATYELTDDGHALEDVVHAYARWGRHLMSRRAASDVVRPEWLVRAVRAYVRDDRGGRPVTFRLDMPEGSVTIRIDADGVDTVDDDEPVDVTLSGHAETLATAMDPAQVADLVAAGRLRVDGDPDATRRLASMFAPPRRRAG from the coding sequence GTGGCCTCCCGTTCCTATGGTCAGCACTGTGCCGTCGCGAAGAGCCTCGACCTCGTCGGCGACCGCTGGACGCTGCTCGTCGTCCGGGAGCTGCTCGACGGGCCCCGCCGCTACGGCGACCTGCTGACCGCGCTCACGCCGATCGCCACCGACATGCTGGCGAGCCGACTGCGCGATCTCGAGGCCAACGGCCTGGTGTGCAAGCGCGCGATGCCCCGACCCGCGACCGGTGCCACCTACGAACTCACCGACGACGGACACGCGCTCGAGGACGTCGTGCACGCCTACGCCCGGTGGGGACGCCACCTGATGAGCCGCCGGGCGGCCAGCGACGTCGTCCGACCCGAATGGCTGGTGCGCGCGGTGCGGGCCTACGTGCGCGACGACCGCGGCGGGCGCCCGGTCACCTTCCGGCTCGACATGCCCGAGGGCAGCGTGACGATCCGCATCGACGCCGACGGTGTCGACACCGTCGACGACGACGAACCGGTCGACGTCACCCTCAGCGGGCACGCCGAAACCCTGGCCACGGCAATGGATCCGGCGCAGGTGGCCGATCTGGTGGCGGCCGGGCGGCTGCGGGTCGATGGCGACCCCGACGCCACCCGCAGGCTGGCGTCGATGTTCGCGCCGCCGAGGCGCAGGGCGGGTTAG
- a CDS encoding maleylpyruvate isomerase family mycothiol-dependent enzyme produces MALTTLAGAAISQALAFADLLGQLTLDQLAAPTPCTEWTIADLAAHVAAGLFRDAEAFHRARVGSTVPPADLDLDGSVALPAVIRSAADHLSGAVRTLPSDPSIVVPLPFGRYPVADALRCLIIEFGVHTDDLAIAAGSRQPLLSSATVAALFGFGELYLLMQAQPLESDAVTLSLAAPSAAMSITWTGSRWRRGAGAARECRIAGSDDAIARLMLRRIDVTDPRIDVLDPARLAPSLTSAIRPL; encoded by the coding sequence ATGGCACTCACCACGCTCGCCGGCGCCGCCATCTCGCAGGCGCTCGCCTTCGCCGATCTCCTCGGCCAACTGACTCTGGATCAGCTCGCCGCGCCGACGCCGTGCACCGAATGGACCATCGCCGACCTCGCGGCACACGTGGCCGCCGGCCTGTTCCGGGACGCCGAGGCGTTCCACCGCGCGCGGGTCGGCTCGACCGTTCCCCCTGCCGACCTCGACCTCGACGGCTCCGTCGCCCTACCCGCGGTCATCCGCAGCGCAGCGGACCATCTCTCGGGCGCCGTCCGCACCCTGCCGTCGGACCCGAGCATCGTCGTCCCACTGCCGTTCGGCCGCTATCCCGTGGCCGACGCGCTGCGCTGCCTGATCATCGAATTCGGCGTCCACACCGACGATCTCGCGATCGCCGCAGGCAGCCGGCAGCCGCTGCTCTCGAGCGCCACCGTCGCCGCCCTCTTCGGCTTCGGTGAGCTGTACCTGCTGATGCAGGCCCAGCCGCTGGAGAGCGACGCCGTCACCCTCTCCCTCGCGGCACCCTCGGCGGCGATGTCGATCACCTGGACCGGCTCGCGGTGGCGGCGCGGTGCAGGCGCCGCCCGCGAGTGCCGCATCGCGGGCTCCGACGACGCCATCGCCCGGCTGATGCTGCGGCGCATCGACGTCACCGACCCCCGGATCGACGTACTCGACCCCGCCCGCCTCGCACCATCGCTGACGTCCGCCATCCGCCCTCTCTGA
- a CDS encoding nuclear transport factor 2 family protein yields MSALMGPPTSLAGLYDRYVEAWAARDPDAIVALHAEQTTFWLHHGREAITGRTALREAFAGMFAALPDFGFEVHRTEFGPRHWVLDWTLTCTAPSGRPARCVCLDLVTVTADWKVARKDTFVDGVQFDAALSA; encoded by the coding sequence ATGAGCGCTTTGATGGGGCCCCCGACGTCGCTCGCCGGACTCTACGACCGCTACGTCGAAGCGTGGGCTGCCCGCGACCCCGACGCCATCGTCGCGCTGCACGCCGAGCAGACCACGTTCTGGCTGCACCACGGCCGGGAGGCGATCACCGGCCGGACCGCCCTGCGCGAGGCGTTCGCCGGGATGTTCGCCGCGCTGCCGGACTTCGGATTCGAGGTGCACCGCACCGAGTTCGGTCCGCGCCACTGGGTTCTCGACTGGACGCTGACCTGCACCGCGCCATCCGGCCGGCCCGCGCGGTGCGTTTGCCTCGACCTGGTCACCGTCACCGCGGACTGGAAGGTGGCACGCAAGGACACCTTCGTCGACGGTGTGCAGTTCGACGCGGCGCTCTCGGCATGA
- a CDS encoding ABC transporter ATP-binding protein: MIRTLLGLMPTDRRGRVGGYATLAVLSVLLRAAGTVLLVPLVAALFSDAPQRAWTWFGWLSAVTVIGWIVDYVTARTAFDLGFAVLDSTQHDMADRLPNIRLDWLTNDNTATTRQAIAATGPELVGLVVNLLTPLIGAVLLPAAIAVALLAISPTLGLAALAGVVVLLGALWLSGRLSRKADQVAAETNTAFTERIIEFARTQQALRAARRVEPARSSVGAALEAQHGATLRLLGMQIPGQLLFSLASQAALIGLAGMTTLLTVRGELGVPEAIALIVVIARYLEPFAALGELAPALESTRATLGRIQTVLDAPTLSAGVATAADPAAPPRIEFEGVTFGYGGEVVLDRVSFVLEPGATTAIVGPSGSGKSTVLALIAGLHQPTSGRVLFDGVDLALLDDAARRAAVSVVFQHPYLFDGSIRDNVLVGDPGADAETVAGAMRLARVDELTGQLPDGDQTVVGEAGSALSGGERQRVSIARALLKPAPVLLVDEATSALDTENEAAVVEALTADLRPRTRVIVAHRLASIRHADRVLFLEAGRVVEDGSIDALLAEDGPHHRFREFWTQQRDAADWQIAARG, encoded by the coding sequence ATGATCCGCACCCTGCTGGGACTGATGCCGACCGACCGCAGGGGCAGGGTCGGCGGCTACGCCACGCTGGCAGTCCTGTCGGTCCTCCTGCGCGCCGCGGGCACCGTCCTGCTGGTGCCACTGGTCGCCGCGCTGTTCAGCGACGCGCCGCAGCGCGCCTGGACGTGGTTCGGCTGGCTCTCGGCCGTCACCGTGATCGGTTGGATCGTCGACTACGTCACCGCCCGAACGGCCTTCGACCTCGGCTTCGCGGTCCTCGACAGCACGCAGCACGACATGGCCGACCGACTGCCGAACATTCGACTGGACTGGCTCACCAACGACAACACCGCGACGACGCGGCAGGCAATAGCCGCCACCGGCCCCGAACTCGTCGGCTTGGTCGTGAATCTGCTGACCCCGCTCATCGGCGCCGTGCTGCTGCCCGCCGCGATCGCCGTTGCCCTGCTCGCGATCTCGCCAACACTCGGCTTGGCCGCGTTGGCCGGTGTGGTGGTCCTGCTGGGTGCGCTGTGGCTGTCTGGACGGCTCAGCCGCAAGGCCGACCAGGTCGCCGCCGAGACCAACACGGCGTTCACCGAACGCATCATCGAGTTCGCCCGCACCCAGCAGGCGTTGCGCGCCGCCCGTCGCGTCGAACCCGCACGCAGTTCCGTCGGCGCGGCGCTCGAGGCGCAGCACGGCGCGACCCTGCGCCTGCTCGGCATGCAGATCCCGGGCCAGCTGCTATTCAGTCTCGCCAGTCAGGCGGCGCTGATCGGCCTCGCGGGCATGACGACACTTCTGACGGTGCGCGGCGAGCTTGGCGTGCCGGAGGCCATCGCGCTGATCGTGGTGATCGCGCGCTATCTCGAACCGTTCGCCGCGCTCGGTGAACTGGCGCCCGCCCTGGAGTCGACGCGCGCCACGCTCGGCCGGATCCAGACCGTGCTCGACGCGCCGACGTTGTCCGCCGGTGTCGCGACGGCCGCCGACCCGGCCGCACCGCCCCGCATCGAGTTCGAGGGCGTCACCTTCGGCTACGGCGGCGAGGTGGTCCTCGACCGGGTGAGCTTCGTGCTCGAGCCCGGTGCGACCACCGCGATCGTCGGGCCCTCCGGGTCGGGCAAGAGCACGGTGCTCGCGCTGATCGCCGGTCTGCACCAGCCCACCAGCGGCCGGGTGCTGTTCGACGGCGTCGACCTGGCGCTGCTCGACGACGCCGCCCGCCGGGCCGCAGTGAGCGTCGTGTTCCAGCACCCGTACCTGTTCGACGGCAGCATCCGGGACAACGTGCTCGTCGGCGATCCCGGCGCCGATGCGGAGACCGTGGCTGGTGCGATGCGACTGGCCCGGGTCGACGAATTGACCGGCCAGCTGCCCGATGGCGATCAGACCGTGGTGGGGGAGGCGGGCTCGGCGCTGTCCGGTGGTGAGCGTCAACGGGTCAGCATCGCCCGCGCTCTGCTCAAGCCGGCGCCGGTGCTCCTGGTCGACGAGGCCACGAGCGCACTGGACACCGAGAACGAGGCGGCGGTGGTCGAGGCCCTGACCGCCGACCTGCGCCCACGAACCCGGGTGATCGTCGCGCACCGGCTCGCGAGCATCCGGCACGCCGATCGCGTGCTGTTCCTCGAGGCCGGGCGCGTCGTCGAGGACGGCAGCATCGACGCGCTGCTCGCCGAAGACGGCCCGCACCACCGCTTCCGGGAGTTCTGGACCCAGCAGCGCGACGCCGCCGACTGGCAGATCGCCGCGCGCGGGTAG
- a CDS encoding cytochrome P450 — protein MSTDLSHGASAAFHLATPATWPDPWPMYRALRDHDPVHHVVPDDDPERDYYVLSRHADVFAAARDHQTFSSAQGLTVNYGELDLIGLADNPPMVMQDPPVHTEFRKLVSRGFTPRQVEAVEPKVREFVVRRIERLRTDGGGDIVAELFKPLPSMVVAHYLGVPEEDRDQFDGWTEAIVAANTSEGGVGGALATLGDALGGMMAYFTALIERRRAEPEDDTVSHLVAAGVGADGDIAGVLSILAFTFTMVTGGNDTTTGMLGGTVQLLHQRPDQRALLAGHPELIGDAVDEFLRLTSPVQMLGRTATRDVTIGDTTIPAGRRVMFLYGSANRDERQYGDDAADLDVTRKPRNILTFGHGAHHCLGAAAARMQSRVALEELLTRIPAFEVDEDRIVWAGGSYVRRPLSVPFTTP, from the coding sequence ATGTCGACGGATTTGTCTCACGGCGCGTCTGCCGCCTTCCACCTGGCGACGCCCGCGACGTGGCCGGACCCGTGGCCCATGTACCGCGCACTACGCGACCACGACCCCGTCCACCACGTCGTGCCCGACGACGATCCAGAACGCGACTACTACGTGCTCTCCCGGCACGCCGACGTCTTCGCGGCGGCTCGCGACCACCAGACCTTCTCGTCCGCCCAAGGCCTGACGGTCAACTACGGCGAACTCGACCTCATCGGGTTGGCCGACAACCCGCCGATGGTCATGCAGGACCCGCCAGTGCACACCGAGTTCCGCAAGCTGGTGTCCCGCGGATTCACGCCACGGCAGGTCGAGGCCGTCGAGCCCAAGGTCCGCGAGTTCGTCGTGCGGCGCATCGAACGCCTGCGCACCGACGGCGGCGGCGACATCGTCGCCGAGCTGTTCAAACCGCTGCCGTCGATGGTGGTGGCGCACTATCTCGGCGTGCCCGAGGAGGACCGCGACCAGTTCGACGGGTGGACCGAGGCCATCGTGGCGGCCAACACCTCTGAAGGGGGCGTCGGGGGCGCGCTGGCGACCCTCGGCGATGCCCTGGGCGGCATGATGGCCTACTTCACTGCCCTGATCGAACGCCGGCGCGCCGAACCAGAGGACGACACCGTCTCACACCTGGTCGCCGCGGGCGTCGGCGCCGACGGCGACATCGCCGGCGTGCTGTCGATCCTCGCATTCACCTTCACGATGGTGACCGGCGGCAATGACACGACGACCGGGATGCTGGGCGGCACAGTGCAATTGCTGCACCAGCGGCCCGATCAGCGCGCACTGCTGGCCGGCCACCCGGAGCTGATCGGCGACGCCGTCGACGAATTCCTGCGGCTCACCTCGCCGGTGCAGATGCTCGGCCGCACGGCCACCCGCGACGTGACCATCGGCGACACCACGATCCCCGCGGGTCGCCGCGTGATGTTCCTCTACGGCTCGGCCAACCGCGACGAGCGCCAGTACGGTGACGACGCCGCCGATCTCGACGTGACGCGCAAACCGCGCAACATCCTGACCTTCGGTCACGGCGCGCACCACTGCCTCGGCGCTGCCGCGGCCCGCATGCAGTCCCGGGTCGCACTCGAGGAACTGCTGACCCGCATTCCCGCCTTCGAGGTCGACGAGGATCGAATCGTCTGGGCGGGCGGCAGTTACGTGCGGCGGCCACTGTCGGTTCCGTTCACCACACCATGA
- a CDS encoding FAD-binding oxidoreductase has product MDSALSALIAELPQGTVVTDPDILGSYRQDRAADPDAGTPLAVVRPRRTEEVQTVMRWATAHHVPVVPRGAGTGLSGGATALDGGLVLSTELMRDIAIDPVTRTAVTQPGLFNAEVKKAVAEYGLWYPPDPSSYEICSIGGNIATNAGGLCCVKYGVTTDYVLGVQVVLADGTAVRLGGPRLKDVAGLSLVKLFVGSEGTLGIVTEATLKLLPAQHRGCTVVASFDSVAAAADAVVEITGRIRPSMLEFMDAVAINAVEDKLKMGLDRNAAAMMVAASDDRGPAGVEDTEYMASVFTEHGATEVFTTADPDEGEAFVAARRYAIPAVEAKGSLLLEDVGVPLPALADLVSGVEKLAEQHGLMISVIAHAGDGNTHPLIVFDPSDAAMTERAHTAFGEIMDLAVGLGGTITGEHGVGRLKRPWLAGYLGPEAMELNRRIKVALDPDDILNPGAGL; this is encoded by the coding sequence ATGGACTCAGCGCTGAGCGCCTTGATCGCCGAACTGCCCCAGGGCACCGTCGTCACCGACCCCGACATCCTGGGGTCCTACCGCCAGGATCGCGCCGCCGACCCCGACGCGGGGACACCGCTGGCGGTCGTGCGACCCCGTCGCACCGAGGAGGTGCAGACCGTCATGCGGTGGGCGACGGCGCACCACGTGCCCGTGGTCCCCCGTGGCGCCGGGACCGGGCTGTCGGGCGGCGCGACGGCACTCGACGGTGGCCTGGTGCTGTCGACGGAACTGATGCGCGACATCGCCATCGACCCCGTGACCCGGACCGCCGTCACGCAGCCGGGGCTGTTCAACGCCGAGGTCAAGAAGGCTGTCGCCGAGTACGGCCTGTGGTACCCACCGGACCCGTCGTCCTACGAGATCTGCAGCATCGGCGGGAACATCGCCACGAACGCGGGCGGGCTGTGCTGCGTGAAGTACGGCGTGACGACCGACTACGTGCTTGGCGTGCAGGTGGTGCTGGCCGATGGCACGGCGGTCCGCCTGGGCGGTCCCCGCTTGAAGGACGTCGCCGGGTTGAGCCTGGTGAAGCTGTTCGTCGGCAGCGAGGGCACGCTCGGCATCGTCACCGAGGCGACGCTGAAACTGCTTCCCGCCCAACACCGCGGATGCACGGTCGTGGCGTCGTTCGACTCCGTCGCCGCCGCCGCGGACGCCGTCGTCGAGATCACCGGACGCATCCGCCCGTCGATGCTCGAGTTCATGGACGCCGTCGCGATCAACGCGGTCGAGGACAAGCTCAAGATGGGTCTGGACCGCAACGCCGCGGCGATGATGGTCGCCGCCTCCGACGATCGCGGACCCGCAGGCGTCGAGGACACCGAGTACATGGCGTCGGTGTTCACCGAGCACGGCGCAACGGAGGTGTTCACCACCGCCGACCCCGACGAGGGCGAGGCGTTCGTGGCGGCCCGTCGCTACGCGATCCCCGCGGTCGAGGCAAAGGGCTCGCTCCTGCTCGAAGACGTCGGCGTGCCGCTGCCCGCACTGGCCGACCTGGTCAGTGGCGTCGAGAAACTTGCCGAGCAGCACGGGCTGATGATCTCGGTGATCGCCCACGCCGGCGACGGCAACACCCACCCGCTGATCGTGTTCGACCCGTCCGACGCCGCGATGACCGAACGCGCGCATACGGCATTCGGCGAGATCATGGACCTGGCAGTCGGTTTGGGCGGCACCATCACCGGCGAGCACGGCGTCGGCCGGTTGAAGCGGCCGTGGCTGGCCGGGTACCTCGGCCCCGAGGCGATGGAACTGAACCGCCGCATCAAGGTCGCGCTCGACCCCGACGACATCCTCAACCCCGGCGCCGGGCTCTAG
- a CDS encoding DUF3237 domain-containing protein, producing MTTSLVDIDASPTLEHLLDIRIAFDPVQIFETPVGTRFTYVVRHGRCEGPRIAGDILPGGGDWILFGTDRVARLDVRGTLRTDDGAYVHITNTGRVHMGPEAAARYAAGELIRHDEMVARSSPLFDTDDERYRWINAVHTVAINQVSLSEVHYRVFAVR from the coding sequence ATGACAACCAGTCTCGTCGACATCGACGCCAGCCCCACCCTCGAGCACCTGCTCGACATCCGGATCGCCTTCGACCCGGTGCAGATCTTCGAGACACCGGTGGGCACCCGCTTCACCTACGTCGTGCGGCATGGGCGGTGCGAGGGCCCGCGCATCGCAGGCGACATCCTGCCCGGCGGCGGTGACTGGATCCTGTTCGGCACCGACCGCGTCGCCCGGCTCGACGTGCGGGGCACACTGCGCACCGACGACGGCGCATACGTCCACATCACGAACACCGGTCGCGTCCACATGGGACCGGAGGCGGCAGCGCGGTACGCCGCGGGCGAACTGATCCGCCACGACGAGATGGTCGCCCGATCCAGCCCGCTGTTCGACACCGACGACGAGCGGTACCGCTGGATCAATGCCGTGCACACGGTCGCGATCAATCAGGTGTCGTTGTCGGAGGTGCACTATCGCGTGTTCGCGGTCCGATGA
- a CDS encoding ABC transporter ATP-binding protein/permease has product MARGLQGVMMRGFGARDHEMTVLGSEPLAPNFLRIHLVSPTVFSDAEAEPTSWLRFWFPDPDGSDTEFQRAYTISSADTETGHFSIDVVLHEPAGPASAWARRAEPGTTISVMSMGSRGFSVPDDPVDRPAGYLVIGDPASTPAINGIIGAVPHDIPIEVYLEQHHDDDALIPLAEHPRLTVHRVPRQGPTSLAAAIEARDWSNWHAWAGPEAGALKHVRTRLRDEFGFPKQEIHAQAYWTEGRAMGTKRGDEQPTPAPAAGSAPAPAAKPAPAPAGPARGSWRAQAAGRLLAPLRTPLVVSGLLQALITLIELAPFVLLVELARLLLTGAGEARLWTLGVTALVLLGVGTTLSAGLTLWLHRIDARFAHDLRVRLLTKMSRVPLGWFTARGSGSVKQLVSDDTLSLHYLVTHAIPDAVAAVVAPVAVLVYLFVVDWRIALALLGPVLVYLVLMSAMTIQSGNRITQAPRWAERMNGEAGAYLEGQPVVRVFGGAAASSFRRRLDDYIAFLVAWQRPFVGKKTLMDLVTRPATFLWLIMVVGTPLVVAGRMDPVDLLPFLLLGTTFGARLLGIGYGLGGIQGGMLAARRVQTVLDEQELAVGADGDSGGSAGGGTVEFDRVTFGYRPEVPVIDDVTLTLRPGTVTALVGPSGSGKSTLAALAARFHDVQRGAIRVDGRDVRNLSADDLYRSVGFVLQDAQLVHGTVAENIALAEPGADAERIERAARDARIHDRIMRMPDGYDTVLGAASGLSGGERQRLTIARAMLADTPVLILDEATAFADPESEYLVQQALNRLTRDRTVLVIAHRLHTITHADQIVVLDHGRVAEIGTHDELIAKGGRYRALWESGRPVAAGAGREAGR; this is encoded by the coding sequence ATGGCACGCGGACTGCAAGGCGTGATGATGCGCGGCTTCGGAGCACGCGACCACGAGATGACGGTGCTCGGATCCGAACCGCTCGCGCCGAACTTCCTGCGGATCCATCTGGTCTCCCCGACGGTGTTCTCCGACGCCGAGGCCGAACCCACGTCGTGGCTGCGGTTCTGGTTCCCCGATCCCGACGGCTCCGACACGGAGTTCCAGCGGGCGTACACCATCTCCAGCGCCGACACCGAGACCGGTCACTTCTCCATCGACGTGGTGCTGCACGAACCGGCGGGGCCCGCGTCGGCCTGGGCGCGGCGAGCAGAGCCGGGAACGACGATCTCGGTGATGTCGATGGGGTCGAGGGGCTTCTCGGTCCCCGACGACCCCGTCGACCGGCCCGCCGGGTACCTGGTCATCGGCGACCCGGCATCGACGCCCGCGATCAACGGGATCATCGGCGCGGTACCCCACGACATCCCGATCGAGGTCTACCTCGAGCAGCACCACGACGACGACGCGCTCATCCCGCTCGCCGAACACCCCCGCCTCACCGTGCACCGCGTGCCCCGGCAGGGCCCGACGTCGCTCGCCGCGGCGATCGAGGCCAGGGACTGGTCGAACTGGCACGCTTGGGCCGGCCCAGAGGCGGGAGCGCTCAAGCACGTTCGGACGCGGTTGCGCGACGAGTTCGGCTTCCCCAAGCAGGAGATCCACGCCCAGGCGTATTGGACCGAGGGCCGCGCGATGGGCACCAAGCGCGGTGACGAGCAGCCCACCCCGGCGCCCGCGGCCGGATCCGCGCCGGCGCCCGCGGCAAAACCCGCCCCGGCACCGGCCGGGCCCGCCCGCGGGAGTTGGCGCGCGCAGGCGGCGGGCAGGCTGCTCGCACCGCTACGGACGCCGCTCGTGGTCTCCGGCCTCCTGCAGGCGCTGATCACGCTGATCGAACTCGCGCCGTTCGTCCTCCTCGTCGAACTGGCCCGGCTGCTGCTGACCGGTGCCGGTGAGGCCCGACTGTGGACGCTCGGCGTCACAGCGCTGGTGCTCCTGGGCGTCGGCACGACCCTGTCCGCCGGGCTGACGCTGTGGCTGCACCGCATCGACGCACGCTTCGCCCACGACCTGCGCGTCCGCCTGCTCACCAAGATGTCGCGAGTGCCGTTGGGCTGGTTCACCGCTCGCGGGTCGGGCTCGGTCAAGCAACTGGTGTCCGACGACACCCTGTCGCTGCACTACCTCGTCACCCACGCCATCCCGGACGCGGTCGCCGCGGTCGTCGCGCCGGTGGCCGTGCTGGTCTACCTATTCGTCGTCGACTGGCGGATCGCGCTGGCGCTGCTCGGGCCGGTGCTGGTGTACCTGGTGCTGATGTCGGCGATGACCATCCAATCCGGCAACCGCATCACCCAGGCGCCGCGCTGGGCGGAGCGGATGAACGGCGAGGCAGGCGCCTATCTCGAAGGCCAGCCCGTCGTGCGGGTGTTCGGTGGCGCCGCGGCGTCGAGCTTCCGTCGCAGACTCGACGACTACATCGCGTTCCTGGTGGCGTGGCAGCGTCCGTTCGTCGGCAAGAAGACGCTGATGGATCTAGTGACCCGGCCCGCGACGTTCCTCTGGCTCATCATGGTCGTCGGTACGCCCCTGGTGGTCGCGGGCCGGATGGACCCGGTCGACCTGCTGCCGTTCTTGTTGCTGGGCACCACGTTCGGGGCCCGTCTACTCGGCATCGGCTACGGCCTCGGCGGAATCCAGGGCGGGATGCTGGCCGCCCGGCGCGTGCAGACGGTGCTCGACGAACAGGAACTGGCCGTGGGAGCCGATGGCGATTCGGGCGGGTCGGCAGGCGGCGGGACGGTCGAGTTCGACCGCGTCACGTTCGGCTACCGGCCCGAGGTCCCGGTGATCGACGACGTCACGCTGACGCTGCGCCCGGGCACGGTGACCGCGCTCGTCGGCCCCTCCGGATCGGGCAAGTCCACGCTTGCGGCCCTGGCCGCACGGTTCCACGACGTGCAGCGCGGAGCGATCCGCGTCGACGGCAGGGACGTGCGCAACCTGTCGGCCGACGACCTGTATCGCAGTGTCGGATTCGTGCTGCAGGACGCGCAATTGGTGCACGGCACGGTGGCGGAGAACATCGCGCTCGCCGAGCCCGGCGCCGATGCCGAACGCATCGAGAGGGCAGCCCGCGACGCCAGGATCCACGACCGGATCATGCGCATGCCCGACGGTTACGACACCGTGCTCGGGGCAGCCTCGGGTCTGTCCGGCGGCGAACGACAGCGCCTCACCATCGCCCGGGCGATGCTCGCCGACACCCCGGTGCTGATCCTCGACGAGGCAACGGCATTCGCCGACCCGGAATCGGAATACCTGGTCCAGCAGGCGCTCAACCGGCTCACCCGGGACCGCACGGTGTTGGTGATCGCCCACCGATTGCACACCATCACCCACGCCGACCAGATCGTCGTACTCGACCACGGCAGGGTTGCCGAGATCGGCACCCACGACGAACTCATCGCCAAGGGCGGTCGCTATCGTGCCCTGTGGGAATCCGGCCGACCCGTCGCGGCGGGCGCCGGGCGGGAGGCGGGCCGATGA
- a CDS encoding TetR/AcrR family transcriptional regulator, whose amino-acid sequence MSDWLSERRGDVAAEKILDAAERLFVRHDAATVGMNQIASAAGCSRATLYRYFENRDALHTAYVHRETHRVFGELAQRISGIADPRERLLEGVLIALRSVRESPALSSWFASTQRPIGGEMAERSDVIKALTESFLASLGVDDVESRARWLVRVMISLLVFPGRDDDEERAMLEQFVLPLLTVTDQRAR is encoded by the coding sequence ATGAGCGACTGGCTGTCCGAGCGGCGCGGCGACGTCGCGGCGGAGAAGATCCTCGACGCGGCCGAACGACTCTTCGTCCGTCATGACGCCGCGACGGTCGGCATGAACCAGATCGCCAGTGCCGCGGGATGTTCGAGGGCCACGCTGTACCGGTACTTCGAGAACCGCGACGCGCTGCACACCGCCTACGTGCACCGGGAGACCCACCGGGTGTTTGGTGAACTGGCACAGCGCATCTCGGGCATCGCCGATCCCCGCGAGCGTCTCCTCGAGGGCGTGCTGATCGCGCTGCGCAGCGTGCGCGAGAGCCCGGCGCTCTCGTCGTGGTTCGCGAGCACGCAGCGGCCCATCGGCGGCGAGATGGCCGAACGCTCGGACGTCATCAAGGCGCTGACGGAGTCGTTCCTCGCGTCGCTCGGCGTCGACGACGTCGAGAGCCGCGCACGATGGCTCGTCCGCGTGATGATCTCCCTGCTCGTCTTCCCCGGCCGCGACGACGACGAGGAGCGAGCGATGCTCGAGCAGTTCGTGCTACCACTACTGACGGTCACCGACCAGCGCGCCCGCTGA